One genomic window of Phoenix dactylifera cultivar Barhee BC4 chromosome 6, palm_55x_up_171113_PBpolish2nd_filt_p, whole genome shotgun sequence includes the following:
- the LOC103703771 gene encoding myb-related protein Hv33-like yields MGRHPHCTKQKLRKGLWSPEEDEKLYNHIARFGIGCWSSVPRQAGLERCGKSCRLRWINYLRPDLKRGNFTQQEEDLITSLHEVLGNRWSQIAAQLPGRTDNEIKNFWNSSLKKMLKQRGIDPITHKPLRETGAQEERQKPSMKPIFGPFASFECQAVIDRVETGANFYRQFRQTCRPLEQNEFMMNFDCSFTSGPNSVYCDYGEALDNSDSCGIQESLNNGSNWNCNIPAQTSTVLGNEVFNWYSSGIKLESPIRTEFKTYERRLNPCQGLQHVDSSEEFSSYPTTSRSQDLSDAWFDVSQGELACELNGNFLSS; encoded by the exons ATGGGGCGGCATCCGCACTGCACCAAGCAGAAGCTAAGGAAAGGCCTGTGGTCAcctgaagaagatgagaagCTTTACAACCACATCGCTAGATTTGGCATTGGCTGTTGGAGCTCTGTGCCCAGACAAGCAG GATTGGAAAGATGTGGGAAGAGCTGTAGACTGAGGTGGATAAATTACCTGAGGCCGGACCTTAAGAGAGGAAACTTCACGCAGCAGGAGGAGGATTTGATCACGAGCCTGCATGAAGTTCTAGGCAACAG GTGGTCTCAAATCGCAGCACAATTGCCAGGGAGAACCGATAATGAGATCAAGAACTTCTGGAATTCGAGCCTAAAGAAGATGCTTAAGCAGAGGGGGATCGACCCGATCACCCACAAGCCATTAAGAGAGACAGGAGCACAAGAAGAGAGGCAAAAACCCAGCATGAAGCCCATCTTCGGTCCCTTTGCCTCATTCGAATGCCAAGCAGTTATCGATCGGGTCGAGACTGGCGCAAACTTCTACCGCCAATTCCGACAAACTTGTAGACCTCTAGAGCAGAACGAATTCATGATGAATTTTGATTGCAGTTTTACTTCGGGACCCAACTCAGTGTATTGCGATTATGGTGAAGCATTAGATAATTCAGACAGCTGTGGAATCCAAGAGAGTTTGAACAATGGCAGCAACTGGAACTGCAATATACCAGCTCAGACGAGCACTGTGCTAGGAAATGAGGTCTTCAATTGGTATTCTTCTGGGATTAAGTTGGAATCTCCAATTCGGACAGAGTTCAAGACTTATGAGAGGAGGCTGAATCCATGTCAAGGACTTCAACATGTGGATAGTTCAGAAGAATTCAGCAGCTATCCGACGACATCGCGGTCCCAAGATCTATCTGATGCATGGTTCGATGTCTCTCAAGGGGAACTGGCTTGTGAATTGAATGGGAATTTTCTTAGTTCTTAA
- the LOC103703770 gene encoding peroxidase 72-like: MAMFRNFAVIFSVLALVPLCFAASGGGYLYPQFYDHSCPKAKEIVKSIVAEAVAKETRMAASLLRLHFHDCFVKGCDASLLLDSSGSIISEKQSNPNRNSARGFEVIDQIKAALEKECPQIVSCADILTLAARDSTILAGGPSWDVPLGRRDSLGASLSGSNNDIPAPNNTLPTIITKFKLQGLDLVDLVALSGGHTIGLSRCTSFRQRLYNQSGNGLADSTLEASYASQLRSGCPRSGGDNNLFPLDLVSPTKFDNFYFKNILASKGLLNSDQVLFTKSAETMALVKLYAENNELFLEQFARSMIKMGNITPLTGSRGQIRKNCRKLNS, from the exons ATGGCCATGTTCAGAAACTTTGCTGTAATTTTCTCAGTTCTTGCTCTCGTTCCTCTGTGCTTTGCTGCTAGTGGTGGTGGGTACCTCTACCCGCAGTTTTATGACCACTCATGCCCCAAGGCTAAGGAGATTGTCAAGTCTATCGTTGCCGAAGCTGTGGCTAAGGAGACCAGAATGGCTGCTTCTTTGCTGAGGCTCCATTTCCACGACTGCTTCGTTAAG GGATGTGATGCATCTCTCTTGTTGGATAGCAGCGGAAGCATTATTAGTGAGAAGCAGTCCAACCCGAATCGAAACTCGGCGAGAGGGTTTGAGGTCATCGACCAAATCAAGGCTGCATTAGAAAAGGAGTGCCCACAGATCGTGTCCTGTGCCGACATCCTAACTCTTGCTGCTAGAGATTCCACGATTCTG GCTGGTGGCCCTAGCTGGGATGTCCCACTTGGGAGGAGGGATTCCTTGGGTGCAAGCTTAAGTGGCTCGAACAACGATATTCCGGCTCCTAACAACACGCTACCCACCATCATCACCAAGTTCAAGCTCCAAGGCCTCGACCTCGTCGATCTTGTTGCACTCTCAG GCGGGCACACCATTGGGCTATCACGGTGCACCAGCTTCAGACAGAGGCTCTACAACCAGTCAGGCAACGGGCTCGCCGATAGCACCCTGGAGGCTTCCTATGCTTCCCAGCTGCGATCAGGCTGTCCGCGATCCGGTGGCGACAACAATCTCTTCCCTCTAGACTTGGTCAGTCCCACCAAGTTCGACAACTTCTACTTCAAGAATATCTTGGCTTCCAAGGGTCTCTTGAACTCGGACCAGGTGTTATTCACGAAGAGCGCGGAAACGATGGCACTGGTGAAGCTCTATGCCGAGAACAACGAGCTCTTCCTCGAGCAGTTCGCTAGGTCCATGATTAAGATGGGAAACATCACCCCGCTCACTGGTTCCAGGGGACAGATTCGGAAGAATTGCAGGAAGCTTAACTCTTAA